From a single Drosophila sulfurigaster albostrigata strain 15112-1811.04 chromosome 3, ASM2355843v2, whole genome shotgun sequence genomic region:
- the LOC133840829 gene encoding cell adhesion molecule Dscam2 isoform X1, giving the protein MWISSRLFVICLLLRFDATISEPFETHLRGPGFVMEPPGRVEFSNSSGGWLDCSASGSPQPTIDWVHADGTAVTEIHGVRRVLRNGTLVLMPFAAAAYHQDIHNTIYRCIASNSVGRIVSRDVQVRAVVAQAYKVDVEVLSASRGCTAILRCVVPTFVKELVRVVSWVHEPAIYIYPSLQGDGKFHLLPTGELLIHNLQESDESQSFRCRSMHRLTRQVVVSSPTRLRINSHRGIISPSVVEHTSHVQVSQDEGAVLLCVAQGCPSPEYSWYTQNGAGPLPVLSGPRVRLLGPILAIEAVTGEDSGVYKCTASNVGGEASAELRLTVATPIQVEISPNVLSVHMGGTAEFRCVVTSNGSPVGMQNILWYKDGRQLPSSGRIEDTLVVPRVSRENRGMYQCVVRRPEGDTFQATAELQLGDAPPVLLYSFIEQTLQPGPAVSLKCSAAGNPTPQISWTLDGFPLPSNGRFMIGQYITVHGDVISHVNISHVMVEDGGEYSCIAENRAGRVEHAARLNIYGLPYIRLIPKVTAVSGETLNLKCPVAGYPIEEIHWERGGRELPDDIRQRVQPDGSLTISPVQKHTDSGVYTCWARNKQGHSARRSGEVTVIVPPIIEPFAFQDGLAEGMRTRTVCGVSRGDAPLKLIWLKDGEPLPELLGANVTMLDQYSSLLSIPSLSATHSGEYTCVAKNPAAEIKYTALLQVKVPPRWIVEPVDANVERNRHIMLHCQAQGVPTPSIVWKKATGSKSGEYEEVRERPFTKLLGNGSMLLQHVKEDREGFYLCQANNGIGTGIGKVIQLKVNSSPYFSSTSRSVTVKKGDTALLQCAVSGDKPINIVWMRSGKNTLNPSTNYKISVKQDATPDGVSAELQIRTVDATDSGPYFCRATNLYGNDQQLVQLQVQEPPQPPSVLEAAMISSRSVNLKWQPKALSSGDVSKYIVEYREAEATLFIDQWQHIEVKDPPSYNALIENLKPATRYAFRVIAEGNAGRSAPSQELIVRTEPQRPAGPPLSLSARPLSSTELLISWVAPLPELRHGDIQGYNVGYRLASSGNTAYNYTSVSGDGEGGNGELLLSGLSKFARYSIVVQAFNQVGPGPLSEPTAAQTMEDVPSRSPEDVRCAALTSQSLQVSWQPPPIYHTNGLLQGYKLIFEPIIDDIVPNKDEVESRKTTALTTVLTGLRKYTNYSIQVLAHTRMGDGVLSKPLYCHTEEDVPEAPSDIKVVVSSPQSLYVSWLPPTEPNGVITKYSLYTRVVNGREELNNEKRSLPSQQAYYEAKNLHPHMEYQFWVTASTRVGEGKSSRVASQITTNRVPARIISFGGAVVRPWRSTVTLPCTAVGKPKREWFKADVALRQGGLHNSQLLDTGDLIISSLQLADSGNYSCQVDNGIGTDRLTHMLLVQVPPSAPVLYVTSATSSSILMHWKCGFTGNAPITGYTLFYRRATGNTDEMQLSRHASSHELKGLVCGSTYQIHLNAHNKVGSSPASIMLHVRTQGQAPGLPATSSLLAPNSTSVLIRLHTWPDNGCPLMYFVLQYRAVTDDPDKEWILVSNALKPQRRVVISNLQSSTLYQLRMEAHNVAGVSPAEFSFVTLTKDGDPPPPEIVQRGQRGPSVFYGNINLLIPTIAAVSGMICTIALVIICYRHKQSNHIQKESLENRANSEAAQRERYYATIHKVSMQNNDKIPETSEDISPYATFQLSEAGNLSQPHHGGPANTLLHSFMYHERALAEGCSSPPPAAVLKQPTTTTTTTTTTHHYHHHNQRPQKTIHNYYQTSPFHNISKNRRRHSRKTEPESEESESDQDQLTSSRTESSNQHEGKIKHSIIYHGAQSSTSSDLSPMSEQKSLPRRGRSRYHHQQYQFSTNTTPRHHNSNKSNNNITTNTNTNTTSSTANSSKILSPRNGNGAGVGAGNLKSISSTFKSQDSIQCHIPTLVKSPSISTQQQKQFHKQQQQQLNSSNKSGQSQNPNQNPNQTHSNSSSLKQQQPLLIQPKLHQLEPMAMATNGQELMGLDGGVSTLASVVPVTCMPPSSQFRPIPHKHDTTANLHNHNHNHQHSGVGVSGTALLNPLDGSALLQVLYGTNVAAAQIGYGQWGGGEVNTVLRAAAAAASGQLLLTSALAIIAARYRAPIWIP; this is encoded by the exons ATGCAACGATTAGCGAACCCTTCGAAACACATTTGCGCGGCCCCGGCTTCGTCATGGAGCCGCCGGGCCGCGTGGAGTTCTCGAACTCATCGGGAGGCTGGCTGGACTGCTCCGCCTCGGGGAGTCCACAGCCAACGATCGATTGGGTGCATGCGGATGGCACGGCGGTCACAGAGATACACGGCGTGAGGCGGGTGCTGCGGAACGGGACGTTGGTGTTGATGCCATTCGCGGCGGCTGCCTATCATCAGGATATACACAATACGATCTATCGTTGCATTGCCAGCAACTCGGTGGGTCGCATTGTGTCGCGGGATGTGCAAGTGCGAGCGG ttGTGGCGCAGGCCTACAAAGTGGATGTGGAGGTATTATCAGCGTCGCGCGGCTGCACCGCCATTTTGCGTTGTGTGGTGCCCACGTTTGTCAAGGAATTGGTACGAGTGGTCTCGTGGGTTCATGAACCCGCTATCTACATCTATCCCTCGCTGCAAGGCG ATGGCAAATTCCATTTGCTGCCAACCGGAGAGCTGCTAATCCATAATCTGCAGGAAAGCGACGAATCGCAATCCTTTCGCTGTCGCAGCATGCATCGTTTGACCCGTCAGGTTGTTGTCAGCTCGCCCACACGATTGCGTATTAATT CGCATCGCGGCATCATTTCGCCAAGCGTTGTGGAGCACACGTCTCATGTGCAGGTGTCGCAGGACGAGGGCGCGGTGCTTCTGTGCGTGGCACAGGGTTGTCCTTCGCCCGAATACAG cTGGTACACTCAGAATGGCGCTGGGCCATTGCCCGTTTTAAGTGGACCACGTGTGCGTCTGCTCGGACCCATATTGGCCATCGAGGCCGTGACCGGCGAGGATTCGGGTGTCTACAAGTGCACGGCAAGCAATGTGGGTGGCGAGGCGAGCGCCGAGTTGCGCCTAACGGTGGCCACGCCCATCCAAGTGGAAATCTCACCGAATGTGCTGAGCGTGCACATGGGGGGCACGGCCGAGTTCCGATGTGTGGTGACCAGCAATGGGAGCCCGGTGGGCATGCAGAATATCCTGTGGTACAAGGACGGCAGGCAGTTGCCCTCATCCGGTCGCATCGAGGATACGCTGGTGGTGCCGCGTGTCAGCCGTGAGAATCGTGGCATGTATCAGTGTGTGGTGCGACGGCCCGAGGGCGATACATTTCAGGCCACCGCCGAGCTGCAACTGGGCG ATGCACCGCCTGTGCTGCTCTATAGCTTCATTGAGCAAACGCTGCAGCCGGGACCAGCTGTGAGCCTCAAATGCTCTGCAGCCGGCAATCCAACGCCGCAAATTTCATGGACATTGGACGGATTTCCGCTGCCATCAAACGGAAG ATTTATGATCGGACAATACATCACGGTGCATGGAGATGTAATTAGTCATGTTAACATAAGCCATGTCATGGTCGAGGATGGCGGAGAGTATTCCTGCATAGCCGAGAATCGTGCGGGTCGAGTGGAGCATGCGGCCCGCTTGAATATTTATG GTCTGCCCTACATTCGGCTGATACCAAAGGTGACCGCTGTCTCGGGTGAGACATTGAATCTGAAATGCCCCGTGGCCGGCTATCCCATCGAGGAGATACACTGGGAGCGTGGCGGACGCGAGCTGCCCGATGATATACGTCAGCGTGTGCAGCCGGACGGCTCGTTGACCATCAGTCCGGTGCAGAAGCATACGGATTCCGGTGTCTACACGTGCTGGGCCCGTAACAAACAGGGTCACAGTGCTCGGCGCAGTGGCGAGGTGACGGTCATAg TACCGCCGATCATAGAACCGTTCGCCTTCCAGGATGGCCTGGCCGAGGGCATGCGAACGCGCACCGTTTGCGGTGTCTCGCGCGGTGATGCGCCACTGAAGCTCATCTGGCTCAAGGATGGCGAACCTCTGCCCGAGCTGCTGGGTGCCAATGTCACCATGCTCGATCAGTATAGCTCGCTGCTGAGCATTCCCTCGCTATCAGCCACGCATTCTGGCGAATACACGTGCGTGGCCAAGAATCCGGCAGCCGAGATCAAGTATACCGCTCTGTTGCAGGTCAAAG TGCCACCACGTTGGATTGTGGAGCCCGTCGATGCGAATGTGGAGCGCAATCGTCACATAATGCTGCACTGCCAGGCTCAGGGCGTGCCCACGCCCAGTATAGTGTGGAAGAAGGCAACGG GCAGCAAATCTGGCGAATACGAGGAGGTGCGAGAGCGTCCTTTCACCAAGCTGCTGGGCAATGGCtcgatgctgctgcagcacgTGAAGGAGGATCGCGAGGGCTTCTATCTGTGTCAGGCCAACAATGGCATTGGCACGGGCATCGGAAAGGTCATACAGCTGAAAGTGAACT CCTCGCCATACTTCTCATCCACTTCACGCTCGGTTACAGTCAAGAAGGGCGACACAGCGCTGCTGCAGTGCGCCGTCAGCGGCGACAAGCCGATTAACATTGTGTGGATGCGTTCGGGCAAAAACACATTGAATCCATCAACCAATTACAA AATATCTGTGAAGCAAGACGCAACTCCCGACGGCGTTTCAGCTGAGCTGCAAATACGCACCGTGGATGCCACCGACAGTGGACCGTATTTCTGTCGTGCCACCAATCTCTATGGCAACGATCAGCAGCTGGTGCAGTTGCAAGTGCAGGAGCCGCCACAACCTCCAAGTGTGCTCGAGGCAGCCATGATCAGCAGTCGCTCTGTAAATCTCAAGTGGCAACCCAAAGCGCTGAGCTCAGGTGATGTCTCCAAATACATTGTGGAGTATCGCGAGGCAGAAG CCACGCTCTTCATCGATCAGTGGCAGCACATTGAAGTCAAGGATCCGCCTAGTTATAATGCGCTCATTGAGAATCTCAAGCCTGCTACTCGCTATGCCTTCCGAGTGATTGCTGAGGGTAATGCTGGACGCAGTGCGCCCAGCCAGGAGCTGATAGTTCGCACAGAGCCACAGCGTCCAGCTGGTCCACCGCTGAGTCTCTCAGCACGTCCGCTTTCCTCGACTGAGCTGCTCATCAGTTGGGTGGCGCCTTTACCCGAGTTGCGCCACGGCGACATCCAAGGCTACAATGTAGGCTACAGACTGGCAAGTTCTGGTAATACGGCGTACAACTACACCTCCGTTTCGGGTGATGGAGAAGGCGGCAATGGCGAGTTGCTCCTGAGCGGTCTCTCGAAATTCGCACGCTACAGCATCGTGGTGCAGGCCTTCAACCAAGTGGGTCCCGGACCGCTGTCAgagccaacagcagcacagACCATGGAGGATG TTCCAAGTCGCTCGCCGGAGGATGTGCGTTGTGCTGCGTTGACTTCGCAGTCGCTGCAGGTTTCGTGGCAGCCGCCTCCAATTTACCACACTAATGGTTTGTTGCAGGGCTACAAGTTGATCTTTGAGCCCATCATCGATGATATTGTGCCCAACAAGGACGAGGTGGAGTCCCGCAAGACCACAGCTTTGACCACAGTGCTGACTGGACTGCGAAAGTACACCAACTACAGCATCCAAGTACTCGCTCACACTCGCATGGGAGATGGCGTGCTGTCCAAGCCTCTTTACTGCCACACCGAGGAGGATGTGCCCGAGGCACCGTCGGACATCAAAGTAGTGGTTAGTTCTCCCCAATCGCTCTATGTCTCCTGGCTGCCACCCACAGAGCCGAATGGCGTCATCACAAAGTACAGTCTGTACACGAGGGTTGTGAATGGCCGCGAGGAGCTGAACAATGAGAAACGCAGTCTGCCCTCGCAGCAGGCGTATTACGAGGCCAAGAATCTGCATCCCCACATGGAGTATCAGTTCTGGGTGACGGCCTCGACCCGTGTGGGCGAGGGCAAGAGTTCGCGCGTTGCTTCGCAGATAACCACGAATCGCGTGCCTGCTAGAATCATTTCATTCGGCGGTGCTGTGGTGCGTCCTTGGCGCTCAACTGTCACGCTGCCCTGCACAGCGGTGGGCAAACCCAAACGCGAGTGGTTCAAGGCGGATGTGGCTCTGCGCCAAGGGGGATTGCACAACTCTCAGCTGCTGGATACGGGCGATTTAATCATCTCCAGCTTGCAACTAGCAGACAGTGGGAATTACAGTTGTCAGGTGGACAACGGCATTGGCACCGATCGCCTCACTCACATGCTGCTCGTCCAGGTGCCGCCCTCGGCTCCCGTTTTGTATGTGACCAGCGCCACCTCGAGCAGCATTCTGATGCACTGGAAGTGCGGCTTCACTGGCAACGCACCCATCACGGGTTACACGCTCTTCTATCGCCGTGCCACTGGCAACACGGATGAGATGCAGTTGTCCCGACATGCTTCTAGTCACGAACTGAAAGGTTTGGTCTGTGGCAGCACTTATCAGATCCATTTGAATGCCCACAACAAGGTGGGCAGCTCACCTGCCAGCATAATGCTGCATGTACGTACTCAGGGACAGGCTCCAGGATTGCCTGCAACGAGTAGCTTGCTGGCACCTAACTCCACTTCGGTGCTGATTCGACTTCACACCTGGCCGGACAATGGCTGTCCACTCATGTACTTTGTGCTGCAGTATCGCGCAGTGACCGACGATCCCGACAAGGAGTGGATACTGG TTTCCAATGCCTTGAAACCTCAAAGACGTGTTGTCATTTCGAATCTGCAATCATCGACGCTTTATCAGCTGCGAATGGAGGCACATAATGTGGCGGGAGTGTCGCCGGCAGAGTTTAGCTTTGTGACGCTGACCAAGGATGGCGATCCGCCACCGCCGGAGATTGTGCAGCGTGGTCAGCGCGGTCCAAGCGTGTTCTATGGCAACATCAATTTGCTGATACCGACTATAGCAGCTGTCTCTGGGATGATATGCACCATAGCCTTGGTCATAATTTGCTATCGTCATA AACAAAGCAATCACATACAAAAGGAATCACTTGAGAATCGCGCCAACTCAGAGGCAGCGCAGCGTGAACGCTACTATGCCACCATCCACAAGGTTTCCATGCAGAACAATGACAAAATTCCGG AAACCTCTGAGGACATTTCGCCATATGCCACCTTCCAATTGTCGGAGGCGGGCAACTTGTCGCAACCGCATCACGGCGGTCCGGCCAACACGCTGCTGCACTCGTTCATGTACCATGAGAGGGCTCTGGCCGAGGGCTGCTCGTCGCCACCACCAGCTGCGGTATtaaaacaaccaacaacaacaacaacaaccaccaccaccacccaTCATTACCACCACCATAACCAACGTCCACAAAAGacaattcataattattatcaGACCTCACCGTTTCATAATATC TCCAAGAATCGACGACGCCACTCACGCAAAACCGAACCGGAGAGCGAGGAGTCCGAGTCGGATCAGGATCAACTGACTTCCAGCCGGACCGAGTCTTCCAATCAGCACGAGGGCAAAATCAAGCACA GCATCATCTACCATGGAGCACAATCAAGCACATCCTCCGATCTGTCACCAATGTCCGAACAAAAATCATTGCCACGACGCGGTCGCTCCAGGtatcatcatcagcaataTCAGTTTTCCACCAATACAACACCGCGTCAtcacaatagcaacaaaagcaacaacaacattacaacaaacacaaatacaaataccacATCGAGTACAGCTAACTCGAGCAAAATTCTATCGCCacgcaacggcaacggcgcTGGCGTTGGCGCTGGCAATCTGAAATCGATCTCGAGCACATTCAAATCACAAGACTCCATACAATGCCACATACCCACATTGGTTAAATCGCCATCGATcagcacacaacaacagaaacagtttcacaaacaacagcaacaacagttgaaCAGTAGTAATAAATCTGGCCAGAGCCAGAACCCCAACCAGAACCCCAACCAGACCcatagcaacagcagtagtttgaagcaacagcagccactgtTGATCCAGCCAAAGCTGCATCAGCTCGAgccgatggcgatggcgaccaATGGCCAGGAGCTGATGGGCTTGGATGGAGGCGTTAGTACCCTAGCATCTGTTGTGCCCGTCACTTGCATGCCACCCTCATCACAGTTTCGACCCATTCCACACAAGCATGACACCACAGCCAATcttcacaatcacaatcataACCATCAGCATTCAGGTGTCGGTGTCTCTGGCACCGCTCTCTTGAACCCCCTCGACGGCTCTGCTCTCCTCCAAGTTCTTTACGGCACCAACGTTGCCGCTGCCCAAATAGGATACGGCCAATGGGGGGGGGGGGAAGTGAATACGGTATTGagggcggcggcggcggcggcatcGGGGCAGTTGCTGCTGACATCAGCTTTGGCTATAATAGCGGCGAGATATCGTGCACCTATATGGATCCCATAG